One window from the genome of Bufo bufo chromosome 4, aBufBuf1.1, whole genome shotgun sequence encodes:
- the LOC120999054 gene encoding probable G-protein coupled receptor 148, translated as MNSSVCEVSLMSQRDVDNFSLNVASQSEPMQLEWILLPFHQEMWIFLLPTTVCFVAAILVTPPILVSIFSNFSLRQETRFLLLGNALISDLIYLFLYTMSSICNMTSLHVSEHLCALLLFSLAVTYGGGVLTAGGMVVDTYLAILWPLHYLTVLPPSRTKKLIILLWFFSCLFAGVLFLVLYFTKKPAPCQYSLCSLPVIFLMTLHGDQAIRLCHIFFITGFILFFSLILCCYIFLCYKTRERGLWKGASSRASVTFLMHHIILGSYFLPLLLLLAESLLYINQVISLKTGMLITLTICNVLIVLPKGVSPYLYGFRYREIYRSLRLFCKFKRRSLVAPGKTYT; from the coding sequence ATGAACTCTTCGGTCTGTGAGGTGTCACTGATGTCACAAAGAGATGTGGACAACTTCTCCCTTAATGTGGCCAGCCAATCTGAGCCTATGCAACTAGAATGGATATTACTTCCCTTTCACCAGGAAATGTGGATCTTTCTACTTCCTACCACCGTTTGctttgtagctgccattttagtgaCACCTCCAATTCTGGTCTCTATCTTTTCCAACTTCAGCCTGCGTCAGGAAACTCGGTTCCTGCTCCTCGGAAATGCTCTGATATcagatttgatatacctgtttttataCACTATGAGCAGCATATGTAACATGACCAGCCTACATGTCTCAGAACACTTGTGTGCACTGCTTCTGTTTTCACTGGCTGTAACCTACGGTGGTGGCGTCCTCACAGCAGGAGGAATGGTGGTGGACACATACttggccattctgtggcctctacATTACTTGACCGTTCTACCTCCATCAAGAACTAAAAAGTTGATCATCTTGCTGTGGTTCTTTTCGTGCCTCTTTGCTGGTGTCTTGTTTTTAGTCTTGTACTTTACAAAGAAACCTGCTCCATGCCAGTATAGTTTGTGTTCTCTACCAGTCATATTTCTTATGACGTTACACGGTGACCAGGCTATCAGGctgtgtcatattttttttatcactggttTCATTTTATTCTTTTCATTGATTTTGTGCTGCTACATATTCTTGTGCTACAAAACCAGAGAACGTGGCTTGTGGAAAGGTGCTTCGTCTAGGGCGAGTGTCACGTTCCTGATGCATCATATCATCCTAGGGTCCTACTTCCTCCCTCTTCTTCTTCTGTTGGCAGAATCCTTACTGTACATTAATCAGGTTATAAGTCTAAAGACAGGAATGCTGATCACATTGACAATCTGCAATGTCCTTATAGTCTTGCCTAAGGGTGTGTCTCCATACCTATATGGGTTCAGATACAGGGAGATATATAGATCTCTCAGGTTATTCTGCAAATTTAAGCGGCGCAGTCTTGTAGCACCAGGTAAAACATACACTTGA